Below is a window of Candidatus Omnitrophota bacterium DNA.
ATCTCGATCAGATATATGCCGAATTGAACAGTCAGCTGGATAGGGTCGAGAAGACCGGAATACGGGTAACGAATTTAAGCGGCCATGAACATATACATATGTTGCCGCAGCTTTTGAGTATATTCGTAAGGCTGGCCAAAGAACATAAGATCCCCTCCATAAGATGTCTCCGCCAAGAGAAGCTCATTCCGCCGTTAAGCCTGAAAAAGATTTATAAGTCGCTGGTCGTTATGTTCTTCGAAAAAGAGATGCGCAGGATGATGGATGACTCCGTGGTTTTGTATACTGACAATTTTGCCGGATTTCTAGATTCCGGCAGCTTGAAAGAAGATATCCTTGTGGAGATGTTGAAATCTTTAAAAGAAGGGGTTACCGAGCTTGTGTGCCATCCGGGATTTTTGGGGCCGGAGGTGGTGGACAGGTACAGGTTTCACCTGGATTGCGAACAGGAACTCTTTTCCCTCACAAGCCCCCGCGTGATCAAGGCCGTCAAAGATAATAAGATACAGCTCATTTCCTACCGCGATTTTCTGAAGATGAAGTGATTGTGGAAATTTTGCCATTTGTATCACAGTCTTCTCATAGGTAGTCCCTCGTCAGCCTCAGTTTAACTACAGCTTCCTCGGGATCAAATTTTGCCTGAGTGATACTGCAGCAAAATTTGGTGGAGGTGGCGGGAATCGAACCCGCGTCCCCAAACATCAAAACAAAAGCCTCTACATGTTTATCCTAATCTTTAATTTTCCCTTTTAAACTTCAATAGGAGGAATTTTAAAAGGGTATCCTTATTAACTTTCATCCCGCTCGCAAAAGGAGGTGCTGACGGGACTATCCTGCTGGCGTCGCCATTCTAACCCCGCAGGATGGGTCAGGTGGCGGGTTACCTTATAAAGGTAACGCTACCGGTAGGACGGGCCCCGGCACCACTTGCATGGTGTTCAGAAGCTCATCTACCGTTGCTGGCACTCTTGTATTGTCAGCATTTGATTTTTGCCAGGTGTTTTTAAGAGGCCTCCCGGCAACCTCTACATGCCACTCTTGCCTTGCTTATCTGGGTCGAAGCCCTTCACCCCCAATTTTTCGAAGAAAAATTGATCCTGAGCTAGCCAAACTTTGCCATGCAAAGTTTGATGCTGAGGCAACACATGTTGCCGAAGCACCTTACAGGTCCTTCGGATGCTCCTGTTTGTCGCATCCTCAGGATCAAATCTGCATTGCAGATTTGGCGACGCGAAGGACCTATTTACCTTCTTTAATGATTCGTTTCAGTTCGCGGTCGGAGTCGCGTTTCTTTATGTCCTCCCGCTTGTCGTAGAGTTTCTTGCTCTTTGCAAGAGCTATCTCCACCTTTACTATACCGTTCTTGAAATACAATTTTAACGGTATTATTGTAAGCCGTTTTGTTGCCACTTCGCCGATCAGCTTCCTGATCTGATTTTTATGAAGAAGCAGCTTTCTTGGACGGACAGGATCAGGATTCGCCCTGTTGCCGAATTCGTAAGGCGCTATATGCGCGTTATACAGAAATAACTCATTGCCTTCCGCGCGCGCGAAACTATCGCTTAAGCTGGCATTACCTGTTCTTAACGATTTTACCTCAGTGCCCTTAAGCTCTATGCCGGCCTCAAAACTCTCCAGTATTGAGTAGCTGAAATGTGCCTTACGGTTTGATGAGACTATCTTGTCGGCCATCGCGGTTGTTTACTATAGCATTATTTTTGCTTAAAATCAAGAACCTTTGGCCGGATTGACAGTTATGGCATTTTGCGGTATACTAATTCGATTTAAGGTCCCTCGGCTGTTCCTATTCGTCGCAGCCTCGGGATGAAATTTATACATAAATTTCAGCGGAAGTGGTCGAGCGTACGAGGTCAAGCAACAACGCTCGACACAAAATACCTGAAACTCTGAGTAAGATTACTTTAAGC
It encodes the following:
- a CDS encoding ChbG/HpnK family deacetylase, with the protein product MRYLIVSADDLGLTKSVNEGIVRAHKEGIVTSFNLVPSGEAFEDAVGLLKSIKIEEAGAHLALTETASLSDPAGISTLIAKDGRFPAGRNDFFIKLFRRQVDLDQIYAELNSQLDRVEKTGIRVTNLSGHEHIHMLPQLLSIFVRLAKEHKIPSIRCLRQEKLIPPLSLKKIYKSLVVMFFEKEMRRMMDDSVVLYTDNFAGFLDSGSLKEDILVEMLKSLKEGVTELVCHPGFLGPEVVDRYRFHLDCEQELFSLTSPRVIKAVKDNKIQLISYRDFLKMK
- the smpB gene encoding SsrA-binding protein SmpB, with the translated sequence MADKIVSSNRKAHFSYSILESFEAGIELKGTEVKSLRTGNASLSDSFARAEGNELFLYNAHIAPYEFGNRANPDPVRPRKLLLHKNQIRKLIGEVATKRLTIIPLKLYFKNGIVKVEIALAKSKKLYDKREDIKKRDSDRELKRIIKEGK